The following coding sequences are from one Nicotiana tabacum cultivar K326 chromosome 1, ASM71507v2, whole genome shotgun sequence window:
- the LOC142161807 gene encoding uncharacterized protein LOC142161807 — MSRFHGGGPAKGRRYLPQILLALAILAVANVVSTDPYIYSSPPPPAYEYKSPPPPSPSPPPPYVYKSPPPPSPSPPLPYVYKSPPPPSPSPPPPYVYKSPPPPSSSPPPPYVYKSPPPPSPSPPPPYVYKSPPPPSPSPPPPYYYKSPPPPSPSPPPPYYYKSPPPPSLSPPPPYYYKSPPPPSPSPPPPYYYKSPPPPSPSPPPPYYYKSPPPPSPSPPPPYYYKSPPPPAKSPPPPYYYSSPPPPLKSPPPPYYYSSPPPPKKSPPPPYHYTSPPPPVKSPPPSYYYSSPPPPKKSPPPPYHYSSPPPPVKSPPPQYYYSSPPPRKKSPPPLYYYSSPPPPKKSPRPPYHYSSPPPQVKSPPTPYYYTSPPPPKKFSPPPYYYASPPPPTQYYPPYHHLVVKVVGKVYCFRCYDSKYPEKSHGKKHLKGAVIKVTCKAGDKKIVSYGTTRINGKFSITVKGFEYAKYGAKACKAKLHNAPKDSNCDIPTNLHWGVKGANLKVKSKNHYEVVLYAKPFAYGSKTPYAKCTKPLPTPAPYYYKSPPPPSPIYIYKSPPPPSPRYVYKSPPPTTPTYVYKSPPPPTKSSPSPYYYNSPPPPSPKPAPVYYYKSPPPPLPSPPHPYYYKSPPPPSPSPPPPYYYKSPPPPSPSPPPPYYYKSPPPPSSSPPLPYYYKSPPPPSPKPAPVYYYKSPPPPSPSPPPPYYYKSPPPPSPSPPPPYYYKSPPPPSPSPPPPYYYKSPPPPSPSPPPSYYYKSPPPPSPSPPPPYYYKSPPPPAPSPPPPYYYKSPPPPSPSPPPPYYYKSPPPPSPSPPPPYYYKSPPPPSPSPPPPYYYKSPLSPSPSPPPPYYYHSPPPPVKSPPPAYYYSSPPPPVKSPPPPVYIYASPPPPIHY, encoded by the exons ATGAGTCGGTTTCACGGTGGCGGCCCTGCCAAGGGTCGTCGCTATTTGCCACAAATCTTACTGGCGTTGGCCATATTGGCAGTTGCTAATGTAGTGTCAACAGATCCTTATATATATTCTTCTCCACCACCTCCAGCATACGAGTACAAGTCACCACcacctccttctccttctccgccaCCACCTTATGTGTATAAATCTCCACCTCCCCCATCACCTTCTCCCCCACTACCATATGTTTAtaaatcacctccacctccttcTCCATCACCACCTCCACCATATGTGTATAAGTCTCCTCCACCCCCATCATCTTCACCCCCACCACCTTATGTGTATAAATCACCACCTCCTCCTTCGCCATCTCCCCCGCCCCCGTATGTGTACAAATCTCCTCCTCCACCATCACCTTCACCACCACCTCCATATTATTATAAGTCGCCACCTCCACCTTCACCATCACCTCCACCACCATATTATTATAAATCTCCGCCACCACCCTCGCTATCACCACCTCCACCTTACTATTATAAGTCTCCACCGCCACCTTCTCCTTCACCTCCTCCACCATACTACTATAAATCTCCACCACCTCCTTCACCTTCACCTCCGCCACCTTATTATTACAAGTCTCCGCCTCCTCCGTCAccatcaccaccaccaccatactATTATAAGTCCCCACCACCACCTGCTAAGTCACCTCCTCCCCCATACTACTACAGTTCTCCACCACCACCACTAAAGTCTCCTCCTCCACCATATTATTATTCCTCACCGCCACCACCAAAGAAATCACCCCCGCCACCATATCACTATACTTCCCCACCACCACCAGTTAAGTCTCCTCCTCCATCGTATTACTATTCCTCACCACCACCGCCAAAGAAATCACCTCCTCCCCCATATCACTATAGTTCCCCACCTCCACCAGTTAAGTCTCCTCCTCCACAATATTACTATTCCTCACCACCGCCCCGCAAGAAATCACCTCCTCCACTATATTATTACTCTTCTCCACCACCACCAAAGAAATCACCACGCCCACCATATCACTACTCTTCCCCACCACCACAAGTAAAGTCACCTCCAACTCCATACTACTACACCTCCCCACCACCTCCAAAGAAGTTTTCTCCCCCACCGTACTATTACGCTTCACCACCACCACCTACTCAGTACTATCCTCCATATCATCATTTGGTGGTCAAGGTTGTCGGAAAGGTCTACTGTTTTAGATGCTATGATTCAAAATATCCAGAGAAGTCTCATGGCAAGAAACACCTGAAag GTGCTGTTATTAAGGTGACTTGTAAGGCTGGTGACAAGAAAATTGTGAGTTATGGTACCACAAGGATCAACGGCAAATTCAGCATTACTGTTAAAGGATTTGAATAtgccaaatatggagcaaaggcTTGCAAGGCTAAACTACACAATGCTCCAAAGGATTCTAATTGTGACATTCCTACAAACCTTCACTGGGGAGTAAAGGGCGCTAACCTAAAAGTGAAGTCAAAGAACCATTATGAAGTTGTACTTTATGCAAAACCATTTGCTTATGGCTCTAAGACACCTTATGCAAAATGCACAAAACCTCTGCCTACACCTGCTCCATACTACTACAAATCTCCTCCACCTCCATCGCCGATTTATATTTACAAGTCACCACCTCCTCCATCACCAAGATATGTTTACAAGTCACCACCTCCCACAACCCCGACATATGTTTACAAATCTCCACCGCCACCAACTAAGTCTTCACCATCTCCTTATTACTACAATTCTCCACCTCCACCATCACCAAAACCTGCTCCTGTATACTATTATAAATCACCACCACCTCCATTACCATCACCTCCACATCCTTACTATTATAAATCTCCTCCACCACCATcaccttctcctcctcctccatatTACTACAAGTCGCCACCACCCCCATCACCATCACCTCCACCACCATACTACTATAAGTCACCACCACCGCCATCCTCATCACCACCCCTGCCCTATTATTACAAGTCTCCACCTCCACCATCACCAAAACCTGCACCTGTATACTATTATAAATCACCACCACCCCCGTCACCATCACCTCCACCTCCTTACTATTACAAATCTCCTCCACCACCATcgccttctcctcctcctccatatTACTACAAGTCGCCACCACCCCCGTCACCATCACCTCCACCACCATATTACTATAAgtcaccaccaccaccatccccATCACCACCCCCATCCTATTATTACAAGTCTCCTCCTCCGCCATCTCCATCACCACCCCCGCCCTATTACTATAAGTCTCCCCCTCCACCGGCTCCGTCACCACCCCCGCCCTATTACTACAAGTCTCCTCCACCACCATCACCATCTCCTCCACCACCCTATTACTATAAATCACCACCACCTCCATCGCCATCACCTCCACCTCCATATTACTACAAGTCTCCACCACCGCCATCTCCATCACCGCCACCACCCTATTACTACAAGTCTCCTCTTTCACCGTCGCCTTCTCCTCCACCTCCATACTATTACCACTCTCCACCCCCTCCAGTAAAGTCTCCTCCTCCTGCCTATTACTACAGCTCACCTCCTCCACCCGTGAAATCACCACCTCCACCAGTATACATTTATGCTTCTCCGCCACCTCCAATCCACTACTAA
- the LOC142182732 gene encoding uncharacterized protein LOC142182732, which yields MSRFHGGGPAKGRRYLPQILLALAILAVANVVSTDPYIYSSPPPPAYEYKSPPPPSPSPPPPYVYKSPPPPSPSPPLPYVYKSPPPPSPSPPSSYVYKSPPPPSSSSPPPYVYKSPPPPSPSPPPPYVYKSPPPPSPSPPPPYYYKSPPPPSPSPPPPYYYKSPPPPSLSPPPPYYYKSPPPPSPSPPPPYYYKSPPPPSPSPPPPYYYKSPPPPSPSPPPPYYYKSPPPPAKSPPPPYYYSSPPPPLKSPPPPYYYSSPPPPKKSPPPPYHYTSPPPPVKSPPPPYYYSSPPPPKKSPPPPYHYSSPPPPVKSPPPQYYYSSPPPPKKSPPPPYYYSSPPPPKKSPPPPYHYSSPPPPVKSPPTPYYYTSPPPPKKSSPPPYYYASPPPPTQYYPPYHHLVVKVVGKVYCFRCYDSKYPEKSHGKKHLKGAVIKVTCKAGDKKIVSYGTTRINDKFSITVKGFEYAKYGAKACKAKLHNAPKDSNCDIPTNLHWGVKGANLKVKSKNHYEVVLYAKPFAYGSKTPYAKCTKPLPTPAPYYYKSPPPPSPIYIYKSPPPTTPTYVYKSPPPPTKSSPSPYYYKSPLPPSPKPAPVYYYKSPPPPSTLPPPPYYYKSPPPPSPSPPPPYYYKSPPPPSPSPPPPYYYKSPPPPSPSPPPPYYYKSPPPPSPKPAPIYYYKSPPPPSPSPPPPYYYKSPPPPSPSPPPPYYYKSPPPPSPSPPPPY from the exons ATGAGTCGGTTTCACGGTGGCGGCCCTGCCAAGGGTCGTCGCTATTTGCCACAAATCTTACTGGCGTTGGCCATATTGGCAGTTGCTAATGTAGTGTCAACAGATCCTTATATATATTCTTCTCCACCACCTCCAGCATACGAGTACAAGTCACCACcacctccttctccttctccgccaCCACCTTATGTGTATAAATCTCCACCTCCCCCATCACCTTCTCCCCCACTACCATATGTTTAtaaatcacctccacctccttcTCCATCACCACCTTCATCATATGTGTATAAGTCTCCTCCACCCCCATCATCTTCATCCCCACCACCTTATGTGTATAAATCACCACCTCCTCCTTCGCCATCTCCCCCGCCCCCGTATGTGTACAAATCTCCTCCTCCACCATCACCTTCACCACCACCTCCATATTATTATAAGTCACCACCTCCACCTTCACCATCACCTCCACCACCATATTATTATAAATCTCCGCCACCACCCTCGCTATCACCACCTCCACCTTACTATTATAAGTCTCCACCGCCACCTTCTCCTTCACCTCCTCCACCATACTACTATAAATCTCCACCACCTCCTTCACCTTCACCTCCGCCACCTTATTATTACAAGTCTCCGCCTCCTCCGTCAccatcaccaccaccaccatactATTATAAGTCCCCACCACCACCTGCTAAGTCACCTCCTCCCCCATACTACTACAGTTCTCCACCACCACCACTAAAGTCTCCTCCTCCACCATATTATTATTCCTCACCGCCACCACCAAAGAAATCACCCCCGCCACCATATCACTATACTTCCCCACCACCACCAGTTAAGTCTCCTCCTCCACCGTATTACTATTCCTCACCACCACCGCCAAAGAAATCACCTCCTCCCCCATATCACTATAGTTCCCCACCTCCACCAGTTAAGTCTCCTCCTCCACAATATTACTATTCCTCACCACCGCCTCCCAAGAAATCACCTCCTCCACCATATTATTACTCTTCTCCACCACCACCAAAGAAATCACCACCGCCACCATATCACTACTCTTCCCCACCACCACCAGTAAAGTCACCTCCAACTCCATACTACTACACCTCCCCACCACCTCCAAAGAAGTCTTCTCCCCCACCGTACTATTACGCTTCACCACCACCACCTACTCAGTACTATCCTCCATATCATCATTTGGTGGTCAAGGTTGTCGGAAAGGTCTACTGTTTTAGATGCTATGATTCAAAATATCCAGAGAAGTCTCATGGCAAGAAACACCTGAAAG GTGCTGTTATTAAGGTGACTTGTAAGGCTGGTGACAAGAAAATTGTGAGTTATGGTACCACAAGGATCAACGACAAATTCAGCATTACTGTTAAAGGATTTGAATAtgccaaatatggagcaaaggcTTGCAAGGCTAAACTACACAATGCTCCAAAGGATTCTAATTGTGACATTCCTACAAACCTTCACTGGGGAGTAAAGGGCGCTAACCTAAAAGTGAAGTCAAAGAACCATTATGAAGTTGTACTTTATGCAAAACCATTTGCTTATGGCTCTAAGACACCTTATGCAAAATGCACAAAACCTCTGCCTACGCCTGCTCCATACTACTACAAATCTCCTCCACCTCCATCGCCGATTTATATTTACAAGTCACCGCCTCCAACAACCCCGACATATGTTTACAAATCTCCACCGCCACCAACTAAGTCTTCACCATCTCCTTATTACTACAAGTCTCCACTTCCACCATCACCAAAACCTGCTCCTGTATACTATTATAAATCACCACCACCTCCATCAACATTGCCTCCACCTCCTTACTATTATAAATCTCCTCCACCACCATCACCTTCTCCTCCCCCTCCATATTATTACAAGTCGCCACCACCCCCGTCACCATCGCCTCCACCACCATACTACTATAAGTCACCACCCCCACCATCCCCATCACCACCTCCGCCCTATTATTACAAGTCTCCACCTCCACCATCACCAAAACCTGCACCTATATACTATTATAAATCACCGCCACCCCCGTCACCATCGCCTCCACCTCCTTACTATTACAAATCTCCTCCACCACCATcgccttctcctcctcctccatatTACTACAAGTCGCCACCACCCCCGTCACCATCACCTCCACCACCATATTAA